A single Curtobacterium sp. MCSS17_015 DNA region contains:
- a CDS encoding DUF2071 domain-containing protein, with product MTATVPAGGDPVLPGPPLDQVSSTAPALPGRPWIEQAWRDVVFVHWRVDVSAVAPLLPAGTRPDTMAPDGSDDGVTTWVGLIAFSFEDTRFPPFGPLGRTGGVGDFLEVNVRVYTRDDTGRRGVVFLSLDAGKALPAVAARVVTGTPYHWARVARRRDGDRLAYAVRRHGTHLRSVLAVEVGAPIAEPTPVESFLTARWGMHVGRAGRTSWWPNEHDAWVVHRASLTRLRDDLVGAAGLPLGLTELEPDSVLYAPGVVTRFAGPRA from the coding sequence GTGACGGCGACCGTGCCAGCGGGTGGCGATCCGGTCCTCCCGGGTCCGCCGCTCGACCAGGTCTCGTCGACCGCGCCCGCGCTGCCGGGGCGGCCCTGGATCGAGCAGGCCTGGCGGGACGTCGTCTTCGTGCACTGGCGGGTCGACGTGTCCGCCGTCGCGCCGCTGCTCCCCGCCGGGACCCGACCGGACACCATGGCTCCCGACGGCTCCGACGACGGGGTGACCACGTGGGTGGGGCTCATCGCGTTCAGCTTCGAGGACACCCGCTTCCCGCCGTTCGGGCCCCTCGGCCGGACCGGCGGTGTCGGGGACTTCCTCGAGGTGAACGTGCGGGTCTACACGCGTGACGACACGGGGCGCCGAGGGGTGGTCTTCCTGTCACTGGACGCCGGCAAGGCCCTGCCCGCCGTGGCGGCCCGGGTCGTCACGGGGACGCCGTACCACTGGGCGCGGGTGGCCCGACGGCGGGACGGCGACCGACTGGCCTACGCGGTCCGTCGGCACGGGACCCACCTGCGTTCGGTGCTGGCGGTCGAGGTCGGCGCACCGATCGCCGAGCCGACGCCGGTCGAGTCGTTCCTCACCGCACGGTGGGGCATGCACGTCGGGCGGGCGGGCCGGACCTCGTGGTGGCCGAACGAGCACGACGCCTGGGTGGTGCACCGGGCGTCGCTCACCCGGCTGCGCGACGACCTCGTCGGCGCCGCGGGCCTCCCCCTCGGGCTGACCGAGCTCGAGCCGGACTCGGTGCTGTACGCCCCCGGCGTGGTGACGCGCTTCGCCGGTCCGCGCGCCTGA
- a CDS encoding SDR family oxidoreductase, which translates to MTRVAVVTGGSAGLGRATVRELAARGWDVAVLARGAEGVHAAVAEVEAAGRRGLALVADVSDRQAVEDAADRVEAELGPIDLWVNGVMVGVFGKFLDTAPEDFERALDVTYLGFVNGTRAALRRMVPRDRGHVIQVGSALGSRGIPLQAAYCGAKHAIVGFTESVVSELIEQGSRVQVSRVDMPALNTIQFGWVKSTLPHHAQPVAPIYQPEVGARAIAVTAEHPRRRTWVGESTVYTILANRISGRFADWYAAKTLVSGQQVPDKDGEEIGMNLYEPVPGDHGAHGVFDEQSHEWSPQTWWVENRRLGNGILGAALGVAGLAVAAAAGRRR; encoded by the coding sequence ATGACACGAGTGGCTGTGGTGACCGGTGGATCGGCTGGACTGGGACGGGCCACGGTCCGGGAGCTCGCGGCGCGCGGCTGGGACGTCGCCGTCCTCGCCCGCGGCGCGGAGGGCGTGCACGCCGCCGTCGCCGAGGTCGAAGCGGCCGGACGCCGCGGCCTCGCCCTCGTCGCCGACGTGTCGGACCGCCAGGCCGTCGAGGACGCCGCGGACCGCGTCGAGGCCGAGCTCGGCCCGATCGACCTGTGGGTGAACGGCGTGATGGTCGGGGTGTTCGGGAAGTTCCTCGACACCGCACCGGAGGACTTCGAGCGTGCCCTGGACGTCACCTACCTCGGCTTCGTGAACGGCACCCGTGCCGCCCTGCGGCGGATGGTCCCCCGCGACCGCGGCCACGTCATCCAGGTCGGCTCGGCCCTCGGATCGCGGGGCATCCCGCTGCAGGCTGCGTACTGCGGCGCGAAGCACGCGATCGTCGGGTTCACCGAGTCCGTCGTCTCCGAGCTCATCGAGCAGGGCAGCCGGGTGCAGGTCAGCCGGGTCGACATGCCCGCCCTCAACACCATCCAGTTCGGCTGGGTGAAGTCGACGCTCCCCCACCACGCGCAGCCGGTCGCCCCGATCTACCAGCCGGAGGTCGGCGCCCGCGCCATCGCCGTCACCGCCGAACACCCTCGTCGTCGCACCTGGGTGGGCGAGTCGACGGTCTACACGATCCTCGCCAACCGGATCAGCGGCCGCTTCGCGGACTGGTACGCGGCGAAGACGCTCGTCAGCGGGCAACAGGTCCCGGACAAGGACGGCGAGGAGATCGGGATGAACCTGTACGAGCCGGTCCCCGGCGACCACGGCGCGCACGGTGTGTTCGACGAACAGTCCCACGAGTGGTCACCACAGACGTGGTGGGTCGAGAACCGCCGACTCGGCAACGGGATCCTCGGCGCAGCGCTCGGCGTCGCCGGGCTGGCCGTCGCTGCCGCGGCCGGACGTCGCCGATGA
- a CDS encoding nitroreductase family protein → MELIEAIRRRRTTNGAFLPDPVSEEHQRLLVELAGRAPSQLNSQPWRFVLVEERETIDRIADISGSTMTTTMSEGTFFERYKPYFRFSQAEMDERRSGMLFDKLPAPLRPFTNQVFTKRGQFLMNALRVPQTLGEENRKLVAGSPLLLGVMLDRDEYRKEARNAFYSVFSMGAAMENIWLATTELGLGIQFVSFPMEIEESWNEVERLLEVPPELELMAVYRIGYTPPERRRPAIDWVSNERKRPSQYVFRGTCATPQQGWDDVSAVGHIEPGATDGTAR, encoded by the coding sequence GTGGAACTCATCGAGGCGATCCGGAGACGGCGCACCACGAACGGCGCCTTCCTGCCGGACCCGGTGTCCGAGGAGCACCAGCGGCTGCTGGTCGAGCTTGCGGGCCGGGCGCCGTCGCAGCTCAACAGCCAGCCGTGGCGGTTCGTCCTGGTCGAGGAGCGCGAGACGATCGACCGGATCGCGGACATCAGCGGCAGCACCATGACGACGACGATGTCCGAGGGCACGTTCTTCGAGCGCTACAAGCCGTACTTCCGGTTCTCGCAGGCCGAGATGGACGAGCGCCGCTCCGGGATGCTGTTCGACAAGCTGCCCGCGCCGCTGCGCCCGTTCACGAACCAGGTGTTCACCAAGCGCGGCCAGTTCCTCATGAACGCGCTGCGGGTGCCGCAGACGCTCGGTGAGGAGAACCGGAAGCTCGTCGCAGGCTCCCCCCTGCTGCTCGGCGTGATGCTCGACCGGGACGAGTACCGGAAGGAGGCCCGCAACGCCTTCTACTCGGTGTTCAGCATGGGAGCCGCCATGGAGAACATCTGGCTCGCCACCACCGAGCTCGGCCTCGGCATCCAGTTCGTGTCGTTCCCGATGGAGATCGAGGAGTCGTGGAACGAGGTCGAACGGCTGCTCGAGGTGCCGCCGGAACTCGAGCTGATGGCCGTGTACCGGATCGGGTACACCCCGCCGGAGCGCCGACGCCCCGCGATCGACTGGGTGTCGAACGAGCGGAAGCGGCCCTCGCAGTACGTCTTCCGTGGCACGTGCGCGACGCCGCAGCAGGGCTGGGACGACGTCTCGGCGGTCGGGCACATCGAACCCGGGGCGACGGACGGGACCGCCCGGTGA
- a CDS encoding proline dehydrogenase family protein, whose amino-acid sequence MPRARLQDCSDDALALVRRWLDASRGVKPDPGAVRLAEVLRDERGLDFARGFVDKVIRPDDPRVAARNLEKASRDVPDFLAWYLRGAVTVGGGFATMAPWAVIPSARRVLRRLAGHLVVDAPAARLGPALAKVAGRGTRLDVVPLGPAVLGPDESARRLRWITDLLGRPDVPAVSFAVSEVLPPSSPWALGAATEQAVERLVPVFRAAVAGGSTITLQTGDPRELDLTAAVFRTLLDLDEFAHLTAGITLPAALPDSVGALASLTEWATARRFRGGAPIRVRLVKGAHGATELADALVHDRPLATYATRQATDTALLRLLDAALAPEHTDAVRVALAGQDLFAIAVARVLAERRGVTDALEVEMLLGMTGTAADAVRADVGTLTLATPVVQPDAFDAAIPYLARRLRESATSTAFSIGTDDAVAERERERAVAAVAALDDPAPSTLRTQDRRVPLGAPAITAVHPPAADTDPTVSANREWAADLLRRVPRSQLGTATIRGARVTDRPRLERTIARTAQAGVNWGRQDPQDRAELLDLVAHELEVRRADLVEVVVAETAMTLTEADRQVSGAIDAAHHAADRARHLTDVPGAVFVPPRLTVVVSPWNSPVATPADGVLSALAAGSGVVLKPSPLARRSGAVLADVLWDAGVPHSLLQLVDLDVSELGRDLVAHPAVDRVLLTGSPDTARSFRWWRAGLPLIADTGAVNAAVVTPAADLDQAVRDVVTSAFTRSGQASEAVSLVVLVGSVGEDDRFRRQLADATRALRVAWPTDPAAQVGPLVVEPTGIARAALTELAPGESWLVEPTVLDESGRLWSPGVRVGVRPGSAFAQTAAAVPVLGVVHVETLDQAIAIQNGGEHGLVEALHTLDVDEVAAWTDRVTAGTLVVNRPTTDLVVGRQPSGGRGRAAVGAGAKRGGPESVAVLGHWAPVPRTVHKSIQLQGLPPRVTALIEASRSGLSFEEFDQVRAGATSDAAARETRFGRSRDTADLRVERNVLRYRPQSVVVRQSEDVGTGDLVRVLAAATAARAHVLLSTARALPGPLTQLLAGRRAPLDVVDHLVETDEEFLARAASGALLREDWSGGSDEPQDAIDIVLSQGFEPRPHTAFAGPGSRIRLLGGDPLALEEALGAGIDTAIHDAPVVEAGVVEMAHFLREQTVSVTAHRHGDLDPEFTRLRL is encoded by the coding sequence ATGCCGCGCGCCCGCCTCCAGGACTGCTCCGACGACGCGCTCGCCCTCGTCCGGCGGTGGCTGGACGCGTCCCGCGGCGTGAAGCCCGACCCCGGCGCCGTCCGGCTGGCCGAGGTCCTGCGCGACGAGCGCGGACTCGACTTCGCGCGCGGCTTCGTCGACAAGGTGATCCGCCCCGACGACCCCCGCGTCGCGGCGCGCAACCTCGAGAAGGCCAGTCGCGACGTGCCGGACTTCCTCGCCTGGTACCTGCGCGGCGCGGTGACGGTCGGCGGCGGGTTCGCGACCATGGCGCCGTGGGCCGTCATCCCGTCCGCACGCCGGGTGCTGCGACGGCTCGCCGGACACCTCGTCGTCGACGCCCCTGCCGCCCGGCTCGGACCGGCGCTCGCCAAGGTCGCCGGTCGTGGCACCCGGCTCGACGTCGTCCCCCTCGGTCCCGCCGTGCTCGGTCCGGACGAGAGCGCCCGGCGGCTCCGGTGGATCACCGACCTGCTCGGCCGGCCGGACGTCCCAGCCGTGTCCTTCGCGGTGTCCGAGGTCCTGCCGCCGTCCTCGCCGTGGGCGCTCGGGGCTGCGACCGAGCAGGCGGTCGAGCGGCTCGTCCCGGTGTTCCGCGCCGCCGTCGCCGGGGGCAGCACGATCACGCTGCAGACCGGCGACCCGCGCGAGCTCGACCTGACCGCAGCCGTCTTCCGGACCCTGCTCGACCTCGACGAGTTCGCGCACCTCACCGCCGGGATCACCCTGCCGGCCGCGCTCCCGGACAGCGTCGGGGCGCTCGCCTCGCTGACCGAGTGGGCGACGGCGCGACGCTTCCGCGGTGGCGCACCGATCCGGGTCCGGCTCGTCAAGGGAGCGCACGGTGCCACCGAGCTCGCCGACGCGCTCGTGCACGACCGCCCCCTGGCGACGTACGCCACCCGCCAGGCGACCGACACCGCGCTCCTCCGGCTGCTCGACGCCGCGCTGGCGCCCGAGCACACGGACGCGGTCCGGGTCGCGCTCGCCGGCCAGGACCTCTTCGCGATCGCCGTCGCCCGCGTGCTCGCCGAGCGTCGCGGCGTGACCGACGCGCTCGAGGTCGAGATGCTCCTCGGGATGACCGGCACCGCCGCCGACGCGGTCCGCGCCGACGTCGGGACGCTCACCCTCGCCACCCCGGTCGTGCAGCCCGACGCGTTCGACGCCGCGATCCCGTACCTCGCCCGACGGCTGCGCGAGAGCGCGACCTCGACGGCGTTCTCGATCGGCACCGACGACGCCGTGGCCGAACGGGAGCGCGAGCGCGCCGTCGCCGCCGTCGCCGCGCTCGACGACCCGGCGCCGTCGACCCTCCGCACGCAGGACCGCCGGGTGCCCCTCGGCGCCCCCGCGATCACCGCGGTGCACCCACCGGCCGCGGACACCGACCCCACCGTCTCCGCGAACCGGGAGTGGGCGGCGGACCTGCTCCGCCGGGTGCCGCGGTCGCAGCTCGGCACCGCGACCATCCGCGGCGCTCGGGTCACCGACCGCCCGCGACTCGAGCGCACCATCGCCCGCACGGCCCAGGCGGGCGTCAACTGGGGCCGGCAGGACCCGCAGGACCGCGCCGAACTGCTCGACCTCGTCGCCCACGAACTCGAGGTCCGACGCGCCGACCTCGTCGAGGTGGTGGTCGCCGAGACCGCGATGACCCTCACCGAGGCCGACCGGCAGGTCAGCGGTGCGATCGACGCGGCCCACCACGCTGCCGACCGTGCCCGGCACCTCACCGACGTCCCCGGCGCCGTCTTCGTGCCGCCACGCCTGACCGTGGTCGTGTCGCCGTGGAACTCCCCGGTCGCGACCCCGGCCGACGGCGTGCTCTCGGCGCTCGCCGCGGGCAGCGGGGTCGTGCTGAAGCCGTCCCCCCTGGCCAGACGGTCCGGTGCGGTGCTCGCCGACGTGCTCTGGGACGCCGGGGTCCCGCACTCGCTCCTGCAGCTCGTCGACCTCGACGTCAGCGAGCTCGGTCGCGACCTCGTCGCCCACCCCGCGGTGGACCGGGTGCTGCTCACCGGGTCCCCGGACACCGCACGGTCCTTCCGGTGGTGGCGGGCGGGTCTGCCGCTCATCGCCGACACCGGTGCCGTCAACGCGGCGGTGGTGACCCCGGCCGCCGACCTCGACCAGGCGGTCCGTGACGTCGTCACCTCGGCGTTCACCCGGTCCGGGCAGGCGAGCGAGGCGGTCTCGCTCGTCGTGCTGGTCGGTTCCGTCGGCGAGGACGACCGCTTCCGCCGCCAGCTCGCCGACGCCACCCGTGCCCTCCGGGTCGCCTGGCCGACGGACCCCGCCGCGCAGGTCGGTCCGCTCGTCGTCGAACCGACCGGCATCGCCCGGGCCGCGCTGACCGAGCTCGCCCCGGGGGAGTCCTGGCTGGTCGAGCCGACCGTCCTCGACGAGTCCGGTCGGCTCTGGTCGCCCGGCGTCCGCGTCGGGGTCCGCCCCGGCAGCGCCTTCGCGCAGACCGCCGCGGCCGTCCCCGTGCTCGGGGTCGTGCACGTCGAGACGCTCGACCAGGCGATCGCGATCCAGAACGGCGGCGAGCACGGCCTGGTGGAGGCCCTGCACACGCTCGACGTCGACGAGGTCGCCGCGTGGACCGACCGCGTCACCGCCGGCACCCTCGTCGTGAACCGTCCGACGACGGACCTGGTCGTCGGACGTCAGCCCTCCGGCGGCCGGGGACGGGCCGCGGTCGGTGCCGGCGCGAAGCGCGGTGGCCCGGAGTCCGTCGCCGTGCTCGGCCACTGGGCGCCCGTGCCCCGCACGGTCCACAAGAGCATCCAGCTGCAGGGGCTGCCGCCGCGCGTGACCGCCCTCATCGAGGCGTCCCGGAGCGGTCTGTCCTTCGAGGAGTTCGACCAGGTCCGCGCCGGTGCCACGAGCGACGCCGCGGCACGCGAGACCCGGTTCGGCAGGTCCCGCGACACCGCCGACCTCCGCGTCGAACGGAACGTGCTCCGGTACCGGCCGCAGTCCGTGGTCGTCCGGCAGTCGGAGGACGTCGGCACCGGGGACCTGGTCCGGGTGCTGGCCGCTGCGACCGCCGCCCGGGCGCACGTCCTGCTCAGCACGGCCCGCGCGCTCCCGGGCCCGCTCACCCAGCTGCTCGCCGGGCGTCGCGCACCCCTCGACGTGGTCGACCACCTGGTCGAGACGGACGAGGAGTTCCTGGCCCGGGCAGCGTCCGGCGCCCTCCTCCGCGAGGACTGGTCGGGCGGCTCGGACGAACCGCAGGACGCCATCGACATCGTGCTGTCGCAGGGCTTCGAGCCGCGGCCGCACACCGCGTTCGCCGGCCCGGGCTCGCGGATCCGGTTGCTGGGCGGGGACCCCCTCGCGCTCGAGGAGGCGCTCGGTGCCGGCATCGACACGGCGATCCACGACGCGCCGGTGGTCGAGGCCGGCGTCGTCGAGATGGCGCACTTCCTCCGCGAGCAGACGGTCTCCGTCACGGCGCACCGGCACGGCGACCTCGACCCGGAGTTCACGCGGCTGCGTCTCTGA
- the ddaH gene encoding dimethylargininase, translating to MSNTAPQPTAPLQRTATHRTVLMCKPTHYTVSYRINPWMHPEEPTDTSKAVEQWQSLVDVYEQLGFEIHQIDPLEGLPDMVYAANGGFVLDGIAYGAKFQYPERQPEGPAYMDWFRQAGLTVAEPEETNEGEGDFLLIGDTIYAGTGFRSDSTSHEELARVYGREVVTLTLINPSFYHLDTAIAALDPVPDAEGRSNIAYLESAFDEPSLAILRERFPDAIIATEEDAAILGLNSYSDGYNVVIASRATTFASQLREKGYNPIGVDLSELLLGGGGVKCCTLDLHPIGTGTSVARS from the coding sequence GTGTCGAACACCGCACCCCAGCCCACCGCCCCGCTGCAGCGCACGGCCACGCACCGCACCGTCCTGATGTGCAAGCCGACCCACTACACGGTCAGCTACCGGATCAACCCCTGGATGCACCCGGAGGAGCCGACCGACACCTCGAAGGCCGTCGAGCAGTGGCAGTCCCTGGTCGACGTCTACGAGCAGCTCGGCTTCGAGATCCACCAGATCGACCCGCTCGAGGGCCTGCCGGACATGGTCTACGCGGCCAACGGCGGCTTCGTGCTCGACGGCATCGCGTACGGCGCGAAGTTCCAGTACCCGGAGCGTCAGCCCGAGGGTCCGGCGTACATGGACTGGTTCCGCCAGGCCGGCCTGACCGTGGCCGAGCCGGAGGAGACGAACGAGGGCGAGGGCGACTTCCTGCTCATCGGCGACACCATCTACGCCGGAACCGGGTTCCGCTCGGACAGCACCTCGCACGAGGAGCTCGCCCGGGTGTACGGCCGCGAGGTCGTCACCCTCACGCTCATCAACCCGAGCTTCTACCACCTCGACACCGCCATCGCGGCGCTCGACCCGGTGCCCGACGCCGAGGGCAGGTCGAACATCGCCTACCTCGAGAGCGCCTTCGACGAGCCGTCCCTCGCGATCCTGCGCGAGCGCTTCCCCGACGCCATCATCGCGACGGAGGAGGACGCCGCGATCCTCGGCCTCAACTCGTACTCCGACGGGTACAACGTCGTGATCGCCTCCCGTGCCACCACGTTCGCGTCGCAGCTCCGCGAGAAGGGCTACAACCCGATCGGCGTCGACCTGTCGGAGC
- a CDS encoding Lrp/AsnC family transcriptional regulator, translating to MDSLDHRILDQLRENARAGYGDIGSVVGLSASAVKRRVDRLVADGVIQGFTIKVDPAVDDRGTEAWVELYCRGTVSPDELRTLLDAVPEVVDAGTVTGSADAVVHMRSRDLPALEEALDRVRLAPQVDHTRSAIVLSKLVSRSSD from the coding sequence ATGGATTCGCTCGACCACCGCATCCTCGACCAGCTCCGGGAGAACGCCCGCGCCGGCTACGGCGACATCGGCTCGGTCGTCGGGCTCTCCGCCTCCGCCGTCAAGCGCCGCGTCGACCGGCTCGTCGCCGACGGCGTCATCCAGGGCTTCACCATCAAGGTCGACCCCGCGGTCGACGACCGCGGCACCGAGGCCTGGGTCGAGCTGTACTGCCGCGGCACGGTCTCCCCCGACGAGCTCCGCACGCTGCTCGACGCCGTCCCCGAGGTGGTCGACGCCGGCACCGTCACGGGCAGCGCCGACGCCGTCGTGCACATGCGCTCGCGGGACCTGCCGGCGCTCGAGGAGGCCCTCGACCGCGTCCGCCTCGCGCCCCAGGTCGACCACACCCGCTCGGCGATCGTGCTCTCGAAGCTCGTCAGCCGCAGCTCCGACTGA